In a single window of the Flavobacterium sp. W4I14 genome:
- a CDS encoding phospholipase/carboxylesterase (product_source=KO:K06999; cath_funfam=3.40.50.1820; cog=COG0400; ko=KO:K06999; pfam=PF02230; superfamily=53474), with protein sequence MEEIIKAGKSFDQAEKVLIMIHGRGGTAQDILSMAEYLEVSKFALIAPQAENNTWYPQSFLAPRAANEPSLSNALKTINDILIDLEREGFSKEQIYFLGFSQGACLTLDFVASNAARYGGVVAFTGGLIGEQVDHRNYHGDFDGTRCFYR encoded by the coding sequence ATGGAAGAAATTATAAAAGCAGGAAAGAGTTTTGATCAGGCAGAAAAAGTACTGATCATGATCCACGGCCGTGGAGGAACTGCCCAGGATATATTATCGATGGCAGAATACCTGGAGGTTTCAAAATTTGCATTGATTGCCCCGCAGGCTGAAAATAATACCTGGTACCCACAATCATTTCTGGCGCCAAGGGCAGCTAACGAGCCTTCGCTTTCCAATGCGCTAAAAACAATAAACGATATTTTAATCGATCTGGAAAGAGAAGGTTTTTCAAAAGAACAGATTTACTTTTTGGGTTTCTCACAGGGCGCCTGTTTAACCCTCGATTTTGTTGCAAGCAATGCTGCCCGTTATGGTGGTGTGGTCGCTTTCACAGGTGGCCTTATCGGTGAACAGGTAGATCACCGCAATTATCATGGCGACTTCGACGGTACGCGCTGTTTTTATCGGTAG
- a CDS encoding putative membrane protein (product_source=COG3548; cog=COG3548; pfam=PF06736; transmembrane_helix_parts=Inside_1_12,TMhelix_13_32,Outside_33_46,TMhelix_47_69,Inside_70_81,TMhelix_82_104,Outside_105_113,TMhelix_114_136,Inside_137_171,TMhelix_172_194,Outside_195_205) — MEKETERIEAFSDGVFAISVTLLVLELHVPEIKDGDTSIHLLEQLKLQWPGYIAFVISFFSIFIIWVNHHKVFKQIYKRNTGLMFANGLILFLVSLVSFPSALLARFFLTDSKQLSVTIYTGLFVLINLAFNLLWQQATADKKLLRPGISDAAIIQLRNNYLYGFPTYLTAFVLSFFYPNFALLICVILWIFWAASSKKINFIQT, encoded by the coding sequence ATGGAAAAGGAAACAGAAAGAATAGAGGCCTTTAGTGATGGTGTTTTCGCCATATCAGTAACACTCCTGGTGCTCGAACTTCATGTGCCCGAGATAAAAGACGGCGACACTTCCATTCATTTGCTGGAGCAATTAAAGCTGCAATGGCCGGGCTATATCGCTTTTGTCATTTCCTTTTTTAGCATTTTTATTATCTGGGTTAACCACCATAAAGTTTTTAAACAGATTTACAAACGAAACACGGGACTGATGTTTGCCAACGGACTCATTCTGTTCCTGGTTTCGCTTGTTTCTTTTCCCAGTGCACTACTGGCCAGGTTTTTTCTAACAGATTCAAAGCAGCTTTCGGTTACCATTTACACCGGACTGTTTGTTTTGATTAACCTGGCTTTCAACCTGCTTTGGCAACAGGCTACCGCTGATAAAAAACTGTTGCGTCCTGGAATAAGTGATGCTGCCATTATACAGCTCAGAAACAACTATCTGTATGGATTCCCAACCTACTTAACTGCTTTTGTCCTTTCGTTCTTTTATCCCAATTTCGCGTTGCTGATCTGTGTTATACTTTGGATATTCTGGGCAGCATCCTCAAAGAAAATTAACTTTATCCAAACATAG
- a CDS encoding putative oxidoreductase (product_source=KO:K15977; cog=COG2259; ko=KO:K15977; pfam=PF07681; superfamily=161084; transmembrane_helix_parts=Inside_1_6,TMhelix_7_29,Outside_30_79,TMhelix_80_102,Inside_103_114,TMhelix_115_134,Outside_135_144) has product MENIIKYLLYSDLGSDFNNWAVLIFRLLLMLELFRVHGMKKFRVQNGEKEHVPNPLGLPDKLNGLVATFSDTIVPFLVAIGVGTRLFLLPSIVVTAIGYFVVHRKDPIEVRDVPYMYTLAMLFLWLIGPGTISIDHYLFNTLFN; this is encoded by the coding sequence ATGGAAAATATCATCAAATACCTGCTATATTCTGATTTGGGATCAGATTTTAACAATTGGGCAGTACTTATTTTCAGGCTGCTGCTCATGCTCGAGCTTTTCAGGGTTCATGGCATGAAAAAGTTCCGTGTTCAAAATGGAGAAAAGGAGCATGTGCCCAATCCCCTGGGGCTGCCGGATAAACTGAACGGTTTAGTGGCTACATTTTCTGATACCATTGTGCCATTTCTGGTTGCCATAGGTGTTGGAACCAGGCTGTTCCTGCTGCCATCCATAGTTGTAACGGCCATCGGGTACTTTGTAGTGCACAGAAAAGATCCGATTGAAGTGCGTGATGTACCTTACATGTACACATTGGCCATGCTTTTTTTATGGCTAATCGGACCCGGAACCATTTCAATAGATCATTATTTATTCAATACACTCTTTAATTAA
- a CDS encoding glyoxalase family protein (product_source=KO:K15975; cath_funfam=3.10.180.10; cog=COG0346; ko=KO:K15975; pfam=PF00903; superfamily=54593), which produces MNNNILGLHHITAIAGNAQQNFDFYTKTLGLRLVKKTVNFDDPGTYHLYYGDESGSAGTILTFFPWEGIGQGTEGVGMATEIGYSVPADSHQFWLERFGAANVKTKEIIERFGEQVLAFKDPDGLSLSLIVPKTTDARAPWETADIKKDTATKGFHSTTLTLQSIDGTAKVLTDLFGYRLLGQEENRYRFITDTVENAAIVDLLEVPAGHRGRNAAGTNHHVAFRVKNEDIQMELREQILSKNLQITPKIDRDYFYSLYFREPGGVLFEIATENPGFTVDEPLNELGTHLKLPHQHEHLREDLDKLLPKLI; this is translated from the coding sequence ATGAATAATAACATTTTAGGTTTGCATCACATTACAGCGATTGCAGGCAATGCACAGCAAAACTTCGATTTTTATACCAAAACACTAGGTTTAAGGTTGGTGAAAAAGACGGTTAACTTTGATGACCCTGGTACTTACCATCTTTATTACGGTGATGAAAGTGGATCAGCAGGAACCATTCTTACCTTTTTTCCCTGGGAGGGAATTGGGCAGGGTACAGAAGGTGTAGGAATGGCAACAGAAATCGGCTATTCAGTACCTGCAGACAGTCACCAGTTCTGGTTGGAAAGATTCGGTGCCGCAAATGTTAAAACAAAAGAGATTATCGAGCGTTTCGGCGAACAGGTATTGGCTTTTAAAGACCCAGACGGTTTATCGCTGAGTTTGATTGTGCCCAAAACTACAGATGCCAGAGCGCCCTGGGAAACTGCTGATATCAAAAAAGATACCGCAACCAAAGGTTTTCACAGTACCACTTTAACCCTGCAAAGCATCGATGGAACCGCAAAGGTGCTCACCGATCTGTTTGGTTACCGTTTACTGGGACAGGAAGAAAACCGCTATCGTTTTATTACCGATACCGTAGAAAATGCAGCCATTGTAGATCTGTTGGAAGTACCAGCTGGCCACAGGGGCAGAAATGCTGCCGGTACCAACCACCATGTGGCATTTCGTGTTAAAAACGAGGATATTCAGATGGAGTTGAGGGAGCAGATTTTGAGTAAAAACTTACAGATTACGCCTAAAATCGACCGTGATTATTTCTACTCTTTATATTTCCGCGAACCAGGAGGGGTCCTTTTCGAAATTGCGACCGAAAACCCAGGCTTTACTGTGGACGAACCCTTGAATGAATTGGGGACACATTTAAAATTACCGCATCAGCACGAGCATTTACGCGAAGATTTAGATAAATTACTTCCAAAATTAATTTAA
- a CDS encoding uncharacterized membrane protein YoaK (UPF0700 family) (product_source=COG3619; cog=COG3619; pfam=PF06912; superfamily=103473; transmembrane_helix_parts=Inside_1_6,TMhelix_7_29,Outside_30_56,TMhelix_57_79,Inside_80_85,TMhelix_86_108,Outside_109_112,TMhelix_113_135,Inside_136_174,TMhelix_175_197,Outside_198_200,TMhelix_201_218,Inside_219_229): protein MEEKQNNIWFVTLVLTIIAGFCDAITFVAADKIFSAHVTGNFIVFAYQMIKGSDGDAWIKLLTFPIFMLSVMAGGWISARFSNRHFLLLCEGLILLLGGAIAYSLGYIDNGEVTWPMYLVTMIVVFAMGLQNAFGKLFAKETYGPTTMMTGNVTQFALDIRSFCNSGFKNADFLSGINKGLITLGGFLTGCILGAWIGQLFGLVGIVLPGVAMLICYYSTKQAKNDAKL from the coding sequence ATGGAAGAAAAACAGAACAATATCTGGTTTGTAACCCTTGTATTAACCATTATTGCTGGCTTTTGTGATGCGATTACCTTTGTTGCCGCCGATAAAATTTTTTCGGCACACGTTACCGGAAACTTTATCGTATTCGCTTACCAGATGATTAAAGGCTCTGATGGAGATGCATGGATCAAGCTGCTAACTTTTCCCATATTTATGCTCTCGGTTATGGCTGGCGGCTGGATATCGGCGAGATTTTCGAACAGGCATTTTCTGCTTTTATGTGAGGGACTTATTCTTTTGCTTGGCGGTGCAATAGCGTATTCATTGGGCTATATAGATAATGGTGAAGTTACGTGGCCAATGTACCTGGTTACCATGATCGTGGTTTTTGCCATGGGGCTGCAGAATGCCTTTGGGAAACTTTTTGCCAAGGAAACCTACGGACCAACCACCATGATGACAGGTAATGTAACCCAGTTTGCGCTCGATATCAGGTCGTTTTGTAATTCAGGTTTCAAAAATGCTGACTTCCTTTCAGGAATAAATAAAGGTTTAATCACTTTGGGCGGTTTTTTAACCGGTTGTATCCTCGGTGCCTGGATCGGACAGCTGTTTGGCTTAGTGGGTATCGTGCTGCCTGGTGTTGCCATGTTAATCTGCTATTACAGCACAAAGCAGGCTAAAAATGATGCTAAACTTTAA
- a CDS encoding putative GNAT family acetyltransferase (product_source=COG2388; cath_funfam=3.40.630.30; cog=COG2388; ko=KO:K06975; pfam=PF14542; superfamily=55729): MAQVKLNTQEGEPSSFDIYDEDGKVGEMIFDIKDSDLTVYHTEVDPAKEGKGYAKMLLDAMVAYVRENKLMVIPMCPYVHIQFRRHEDLYADIWNKVKEEE; the protein is encoded by the coding sequence ATGGCACAGGTAAAATTAAACACTCAGGAAGGCGAACCAAGTTCGTTCGATATTTACGATGAAGACGGAAAAGTTGGCGAAATGATTTTTGATATCAAAGATTCAGACTTAACTGTTTACCATACTGAAGTAGATCCGGCAAAAGAAGGAAAAGGTTATGCTAAAATGTTGCTCGATGCAATGGTGGCTTATGTACGCGAAAACAAATTGATGGTGATCCCGATGTGTCCTTACGTACACATTCAGTTTAGACGCCACGAAGATTTGTATGCAGATATCTGGAACAAAGTAAAAGAAGAAGAATAA
- a CDS encoding starvation-inducible DNA-binding protein (product_source=KO:K04047; cath_funfam=1.20.1260.10; cog=COG0783; ko=KO:K04047; pfam=PF00210; smart=SM00555; superfamily=47240): MEAKIGISAENLAEVAHSLSKILADEYVLYTKTRKAHWNVEGPDFYNKHKFFEAQYTQLEDIVDEVAERIRKLGHYAPASLKQFLELTHLTEDDRGKNDALTYIKMLLADHESILIHLRENIDNYAGALKDAGTSDYITGLMETHETMAWMLRAHLS, translated from the coding sequence ATGGAAGCTAAAATTGGAATCAGCGCAGAAAACCTTGCCGAGGTTGCACATTCATTAAGCAAAATTCTTGCAGATGAATACGTTTTATATACTAAAACAAGAAAAGCGCACTGGAACGTAGAAGGACCAGATTTTTACAACAAACACAAGTTTTTCGAAGCGCAATACACCCAACTGGAAGATATTGTTGATGAAGTTGCAGAACGTATCCGCAAACTCGGTCATTATGCCCCGGCGTCGCTTAAACAGTTTCTGGAATTGACGCACTTAACTGAAGATGACCGTGGTAAAAACGATGCATTAACCTACATCAAAATGTTACTGGCAGATCACGAAAGTATCTTGATCCATTTAAGAGAAAACATTGATAATTACGCAGGTGCGCTTAAAGATGCCGGAACAAGCGATTACATCACAGGATTAATGGAAACACACGAAACCATGGCCTGGATGTTAAGGGCTCATTTATCATAA
- a CDS encoding two-component sensor histidine kinase (product_source=COG3920; cath_funfam=1.25.40.10; cog=COG3920; ko=KO:K00936; pfam=PF07568; smart=SM00028,SM00387; superfamily=46988,48452,55874; transmembrane_helix_parts=Outside_1_503,TMhelix_504_521,Inside_522_768) → MPTKNRTANFCWPEFRFLLITFMLISPVLAKGQGIRTSKEVETAEIKLRRLGQTESKVDLLIDLGTYYLNLPGELKADLALAMRLREQAFALAGKIEYPKGIARSMVLKGSIIRESGDKVLGAKTYEQAIAYASKMNLKDQLAAAYSAMGTLFGNEGEDLEKKIAYNEKSLALYRQAGDKLEEANSLKNLGDYYNIKGQPAYAIKLMDTSLAVYKAIGFKELQGVYNNMCITNISLGNFSEALKYGLLAEKTADQLADTSLQRSSINNHLGLTYYYLRNDQKALDYWLRAKNIAERYKDPGYMQTIIANVATIYVRMKRFEEGIAELKELIKKYPPTDTQMKLRIPYILFNTYYDIEQYGKAEPFFKTLIKFHHDLPKDDPNQIYLYRSIIRKLIHEKQFQAADGYLKEHEKQSLAQKNLLALSQLHRLWFDVDSALNKPWSAVAHYKTYKRLTDSIWNNEKNKQISGLEIEYQTEKKDKDIALLHQKNQLQQVRIGNEERVRYFFIAGLIIAALFAGLIYNRYRLKKRSNLILEQKQEEINTQNELLRKILGEKEWLLREIHHRVKNNLQIVISLLNTQSAYLDNEDALVAIRNSQNRMHAMSLIHQKLYQSDNLAEIDMKWYIKELVDYMIECFGTDKKIQFTLETEAIKLDVAQAVPLGLILNEAISNVIKYAFPANEKGKVHISFLLTGEERCELKIADTGIGLPAGFDPDNTESLGMSLMTGLTEQLNGEIKMWNDDGLVLDVIFKRHNELITESSALLINKN, encoded by the coding sequence ATGCCAACCAAAAATAGAACAGCTAATTTTTGCTGGCCGGAATTCAGGTTCCTGTTAATTACTTTCATGCTGATCAGTCCTGTCCTTGCAAAAGGGCAGGGCATCAGGACCTCCAAGGAAGTTGAGACAGCGGAAATTAAACTTCGCAGGCTTGGCCAAACAGAAAGCAAAGTCGATTTATTGATCGATCTGGGCACCTATTACCTAAATTTACCAGGCGAATTAAAGGCCGACCTTGCCCTGGCGATGCGACTCCGCGAACAGGCTTTTGCTTTAGCAGGCAAGATCGAATATCCAAAAGGAATTGCCCGAAGTATGGTACTCAAAGGAAGTATCATCCGCGAATCGGGAGATAAGGTTTTAGGTGCAAAAACTTATGAACAGGCCATAGCCTATGCCTCGAAGATGAATCTGAAAGATCAATTGGCAGCCGCTTATTCCGCTATGGGTACTCTTTTTGGCAATGAAGGCGAGGATCTCGAAAAGAAAATTGCTTACAACGAAAAATCCCTGGCTCTTTACCGCCAGGCAGGGGATAAATTAGAAGAAGCCAATTCGCTCAAAAACCTGGGCGATTATTACAACATAAAAGGGCAGCCAGCCTATGCCATTAAACTAATGGATACCTCACTTGCTGTTTACAAAGCTATTGGCTTTAAAGAGTTGCAAGGCGTGTACAATAACATGTGTATTACCAATATCAGCCTCGGCAATTTTTCAGAAGCGCTAAAATACGGTTTACTCGCAGAGAAAACTGCCGACCAGTTGGCCGATACAAGTTTGCAAAGAAGTTCTATAAACAATCATTTAGGTTTAACCTATTATTACCTAAGGAACGACCAGAAAGCACTTGACTATTGGCTAAGGGCAAAAAACATAGCTGAGCGTTACAAAGACCCAGGTTACATGCAAACCATTATTGCCAATGTAGCCACCATCTATGTTCGCATGAAACGGTTTGAAGAAGGAATAGCTGAGTTGAAAGAGCTGATTAAAAAATATCCGCCAACTGATACCCAGATGAAACTGCGCATACCTTATATTTTATTCAACACTTACTACGATATTGAACAATATGGCAAAGCTGAACCATTTTTCAAAACTTTAATTAAATTCCACCACGACCTGCCCAAAGATGATCCAAACCAGATTTATCTGTACCGCAGTATCATCCGGAAACTGATCCATGAGAAGCAATTTCAAGCTGCCGACGGTTATTTAAAAGAACATGAAAAGCAAAGTTTAGCGCAGAAAAACTTACTGGCGCTGTCTCAGTTGCACAGGCTTTGGTTTGATGTAGATTCTGCACTGAACAAACCCTGGTCGGCTGTGGCGCACTATAAAACCTATAAAAGGTTAACAGATTCCATCTGGAACAACGAAAAGAACAAACAGATTTCGGGATTGGAAATCGAATATCAAACCGAGAAAAAAGATAAGGATATTGCCCTGCTTCATCAAAAAAATCAGTTGCAGCAGGTCAGGATCGGGAATGAGGAGCGTGTGAGGTATTTTTTTATCGCAGGACTTATTATCGCGGCGCTGTTTGCAGGTCTCATTTATAACCGTTATCGTCTAAAAAAGCGTAGCAATCTTATCCTGGAGCAAAAGCAGGAAGAAATAAATACGCAGAACGAGCTGCTTAGGAAAATACTGGGTGAAAAAGAGTGGCTCCTTCGCGAAATCCACCACCGGGTAAAAAACAACCTGCAGATTGTCATCAGTTTGCTCAATACCCAATCGGCTTACCTCGATAATGAAGATGCTTTAGTGGCCATTAGAAATAGCCAGAACCGGATGCATGCCATGTCGCTCATCCACCAGAAGCTTTATCAATCTGATAATCTGGCTGAAATAGATATGAAATGGTACATCAAAGAACTGGTCGATTACATGATCGAATGTTTTGGTACTGATAAGAAAATCCAGTTCACTTTAGAAACAGAGGCGATTAAATTAGATGTTGCACAGGCGGTTCCGCTTGGTTTGATCCTGAACGAGGCCATTAGTAACGTGATTAAATATGCCTTTCCAGCTAATGAAAAAGGTAAAGTGCACATTTCTTTCTTGCTCACGGGAGAGGAGCGCTGTGAACTGAAAATTGCAGATACGGGGATTGGTTTGCCAGCAGGCTTCGATCCTGACAATACCGAATCACTTGGAATGAGCTTGATGACCGGCCTTACCGAACAGCTTAACGGAGAAATAAAAATGTGGAATGATGATGGCCTTGTGCTTGATGTCATCTTTAAACGCCACAACGAATTAATTACAGAAAGCTCAGCACTATTAATAAACAAAAATTAA
- a CDS encoding putative esterase (product_source=COG0400; cath_funfam=3.40.50.1820; cog=COG0400; superfamily=53474), whose amino-acid sequence MATSTVRAVFIGSSDPDMHVPVARVKESTALLEGMGAEVTEIIYQNMGHTISHSEIEQVNKLIFNG is encoded by the coding sequence ATGGCGACTTCGACGGTACGCGCTGTTTTTATCGGTAGCAGCGATCCCGATATGCATGTTCCGGTAGCGAGGGTAAAAGAATCAACTGCTTTACTCGAAGGTATGGGCGCAGAGGTTACCGAGATTATTTACCAAAACATGGGACATACCATCAGCCATTCAGAAATAGAGCAGGTAAATAAGCTGATTTTTAACGGTTAA